A genomic region of Pseudomonas frederiksbergensis contains the following coding sequences:
- a CDS encoding DUF2388 domain-containing protein, translated as MRRILLISSLMLCLPFGSVLAKVDAGDVATSAGVSASLYSTFKDHKMIIPARDDASSFVASGGAIRGVYLESALKQIRHDHPDLNASDDELANAILIQAEAPADH; from the coding sequence ATGCGTCGCATACTGCTCATCTCTTCGCTAATGCTTTGTCTGCCCTTTGGTTCGGTCCTCGCCAAAGTAGATGCGGGCGATGTCGCCACCTCGGCAGGGGTTTCCGCATCGCTGTACTCAACGTTCAAGGACCACAAAATGATCATCCCTGCCCGCGATGACGCTTCCAGCTTTGTGGCGAGTGGAGGTGCAATACGTGGTGTCTATCTGGAGTCTGCGTTGAAGCAGATTCGCCACGATCATCCAGACCTTAACGCCAGTGACGATGAGCTGGCCAATGCGATCCTCATTCAAGCCGAGGCACCTGCTGATCACTAG